Genomic segment of Labrus mixtus chromosome 1, fLabMix1.1, whole genome shotgun sequence:
AGCACTTCACTGTGCTGCTAAACCAGCAGAGCTGCTATACTTGAACAGACTAGAAGTGAACAAATTTCTATTTGTATAAGTCTCAAAACTGTTATTAATTCAGGGATATCAACCTTAAACTTCTAGAATCAAGAATAGAGAATGTTTTACTTGGGCAAAGGGTAATGTTCTGTACATTCTTCCATTTCTATGAATAAAAATGCTGCATAGCATTATTTTCATGTGACAGaacataaatctttaaatagaAACTACGATAAGGGACATTCCGATCTTTCATGCAACAATGATGCAAATACGAATACAGAATGAAATAATCATGCAAAGTGTGAGAAAAAGATTCAGACTTTTGTTCAGTGGTGGTCAAAATCATATGTTAGTATAGCtctgataaatatttaaaagcagCAAATGTCTGTAACAGAACTAAAGCTAATACTTTGGGATAAGGCACCAACAAAACTAAATGTACAAATGATCAAGGCGTATGACTCTAACcagtacacacagtatacaTGTAGTACCTGTGCTTACAATGAGGTAACTCAATGCAACAGTATAAAGAAAAACACGAGCAAAACAATATGTTAAGTTGCTGgaagtgggattttttttttatgacgcATCAAATAACTGATGACTTCAACAGAAGATATTCAACATGACTCCTTCCAGTTAAATCCACATAAAACAACTTTTTGCTAATACTTCCTCTCATCTGATGTGTGTTTCCCCTCAGTAACATACCTGCATAACTTCAGCACTGTGTGCTGCACAGTATACACTTACACCCAGCTAATGAATAAGTCAAAGACACTGACAGCCTAGTCTGCTTACTGACTTTAATTGACTTCTTAGCTATAGGAGGCCAAGACACCAACACGTTTTCACACAACAACATAATActtcacaaaacacatttcaatgaaTGTTGTGCAACAACTaacaagacaaacatttcattttttacttgTGCCACATTTGTATATTTAGGATACAACTCAACTGTTGAAGGCTtcacaggcttttattttggaaaactTAAGCCGACACGTTCTCAATGGTCAACTTTTCCACTGACTGCAAAGCTTGTGTGCAGTAACTCTTAGCTTATGGACATGCTGCCACTGATTAGGTAACATGAATGAGGCAGCAACCATCTGCACAAGCTGCACAATGCACTGTACGTCACATACGTATGAAATACGTAAACTGCTTGCAGAGTAGCTGAGATGAATCTGTTCTCATGCGGAATATGCATATCtgaaagctgtcaatcaggTTACTTTTATCAACCTTTTGTTGAACTGCTAAAGCCGTCATCTCTATTAAGTGCAGATCCAACATTGATGAAACAttgagttgttgttttcttacatCTAATAAGAACGAGCATTGAAAACCAGTCACATCAGTTAAACACCGTCATATAGAAGCAAACTGGCATTTCAGACAAGACACGTACGATGTGTTATTTATGtgcaaataaatatgtaaactgTCACAGGAGCTGATAAATCATGCCTGTTGAGCTAATAAAGTGCAGCAGAGCTGTCAGGATTTAAACCTGGAATGACTCTGTAGATTACGACTCCATGGGAATGTTTAAAGACTGTTTTGCAGACTTCTTGCTGCTTAGCCTGTGGTCCGCTGGACGACAGTGTAGGCTGATTCCCCTTCAAAGGAATAGGCAGACATGAGAAACCTGCGCTAGAAAACTTCAGACAGCTCTTCAATGAGGGCTTCAGCGGTTTGGTTTCTCAGGGTGCTGAAAGAGAGCACAGAGCTCCTCACAAGTCTGCGTTTCCACAGAGCTGAAATGAGACTCCATATTCCAGGCCAGGTCTGCTGACAAGAAGTCATCcatgacagtttgtgtttcGTTGCTGGTCAGGAAGAGGTGTCCCAGGCCTTCTGCCTGGCTGGGCACAGTCTGAGTCTCTGTGCTGCTCAGCAGCCTTGCGTGCTCgccctgactgacaggtgtctgAGCAGAGAGGCCTGTGGGAAATGAAGGGagatctgtctgtgtttctgtgtctgaagACTCTGTGCTCATTGAAAAGCTTGAATGTCGCAGGATACTGCTTAACGGCATGTGGCTGCCAGCGCTCAGCAGGAAATTGAGGTCAGTCTGAGTTTGAGTATCAAATAGCTCCAGGTCGTTGGCTTGGGTTCGACTTGGTCCAGCGCTTTGGTCCAGTTCATCCAGCAGGAGGAAGTCTGTCTGGGTTTGGATGTCCAGAGACTCCAAAGGTGTGTCTCCAGCCAGTCCTCCCAGCTCGCTCTCCTCCGTCTGTGTCTGGATGTGCACAGCGTTAAGAAACTCCTCAAAATCAAAGTCAATAGCGTTATGTTGCTCTTGAACGGTGGCCTCTGTGAGCACCTGGTGGCCTGACATGCTGTCAGAAAGAATATTCTCTAAGTCATTTAACAAGGTCATTGTTTGGGTCTGGTTGTCCGCCATGTTGTTTGAATTGAGCTCATCTGTCTGCACACCAAAACACATACCACCAACTGACTTTGAGTCCACATATATACTGCTTCCTGCAGCTGTGAGGGTGTCATCTATGTCCAGAGCTGTCTGTGTGGAAACACTGAGGGAGTCACTGCAAAATAAGTCGGAGCACATGATAGCCTGGTCCTGAACCTTCTCCTCTGACTGTGGCGAGGCAAAACGTGTCTGTGTTTGCCTGGTTTTGTATGGGGGCATAGCTGAGAAGGAACAAGGAATTTGGCTCGTGCACTGGCTGTCCGTTTGAGCTCCAATAGAGGACGTGTCTCTGTCCCAAGAGGAGAAAGTCTGTGTTTCAACGCTGACTGGTAGGAGGACTTGGGCGCTGACGCTGATGTCTGTTTGAGAGCAGGACGACACTGAACACTCACCCACAGAGCACAAGCCCGTTCCATCCCCAACCCCAACTCCTGTGGGTATTTTTGATAAGTACGATTTGTCAGTCTGAATGTTGGTGGATGTGCTTTTTCCACGATGCCCTCCCAGGCTGCTGGCTGAGTCCTCTGTTCCTGCCAGGTCCAGACTAACCTGCACCCCTGTGCTTATGGGCCCCAAGTTAGAACGGGAACTAGGCATGCTGTCCTTGAAACCCAAACTCTTAGCATGGGGTTGGGGTACCACCGCTCCTGTGGCTTGTGACAAGAGGTGCAAGGTGCTGACTGAGCCTTGGCTGTCCACTGTCAGCACTAAAGACCTCAGAGCACCGCTATCTGTAGATGGGAGGAGGACAGGCAGGTGGGCCAACTGCATCACAGGAACACTGACCAATGCCATCTTGGGCTTTGGTAAGAGCAACTTCTGGAGGTTCTTACGGGGGTTTGAGTTCTGGTTTCCTGAGTCTAGGATATGGCCAGGTATGTCAGAAGGGAGAGCAGTTTCTGTTAGTTCTTTAGTAGCAGACAAGATCTGACAAGTTGACTCACTGATGTTAAGCTTTTCAGAACCACTCAACAGTTTCTGCATCTTTCGCTTCTTTACCGGAGGAATTCTGTtcggaaaacaaaacagatacaaAGAAAGCCAGTCAGAAGTTATATTTTCTGCAACTTAAAgtaaatttaaaaatcaatcattCTGCGTTTTTCAAGTACATGCCTGTGTTCTGTGGGTATCTCATGACCCGTCCTGTAGTTATGGGAGAGTAGAGCAGCCCGACTAGCATAGGGGCAGCCACATGTGCACTGGTATGTCTTTCCGCAGTCTTCTATGTGCCTCTTCAGGTCCCACTCTGTGCTGTAGCCATTGTTGCATTTGACACacttgtgtttcttctctgcaTGCATCTTCATGAAGTGCTACAATGAAACAGatccagtaaaaaaaacttcccaAACAATAGTTTCATAACAACTGATAGAAGGTGTATTTATTAAAGGCTAATAATCATGAAAAAAGGCTGAAACGTGAAGTAtacaatattaaatattaagtaTTCTTTGACAGGTGGCAGTAAAAAAGTTGTATTCTGGTACGAATAAACTTTGACTGTATGACTTAACtcctgtgaaatgtttttgtgacaAATTTGCAGCATAGTAGCATTGGAGAGGTTTACATGTGACTGGAGGAAAGGCTTACTTGTTTAACCAGGGAGAACTGGGAGAAGGGTCTGTTTGGCCCCCTGGGACAACCTTCAATGGGGCAGCAGTAAAGTTTGTGAGAGCCCTTCATGTCTTTTCTGACCGTGGGATTGACAATACCTTCCTGAGGATGAGAATAGCAGCAAAAGTGAAAGACAAAGCACAAACatatttgaatataaaatattaacGCATAATGCATTGCCATTTAATAACCCTACGTTAAAAAGCTTACAGTGAATGTTAAATTGCTatataaccacacacacacacacacagttataagTTTGCATTCAAGCAGTTTTGGCGAGACAACTCAGATTGTGTCTGATAATCTAAGCCTTTTACTTGACTGACAATATCTCTAACAGCACCTGATGCAAAATGCACCAAAAGTCAATTATTATGtgtatataaaaatacaaaatgttctcTTTCTATGCCCTGGTTCACTTATATTCAAGGAAATATTACTACAAGAAACAATAAAAGTGGTGCTTGTACACTGCCTTGCCTCTCTTAGTCAGTGTAGATTATATGATGTATAACTCAAGGCACCACACATCTGCATGTGCAGCAGGCTCTGCTTTTCATGCCTtgaagttaaaaacaacaacaagcttgACAGTACGTATGGTTTAACAGGTTGTTGCTTCTCTCTCAGCCATGAGGTTGGGCTTTCTAAAGAAACCATCAgcacattatatatttaaaactaATGAAAAAGCATAATCATCGAGGAAAACAATAACTACACTAACACTGAAAACGGACAAAACCATCATCCACTATACCAGTAAGACTGTAAATACTACCGCCTCTCAGTGGCCAAGGTCATCTCTGTCTGTAGTAACACTGGAGGGAACAGAGCAGCTGACAAACACACTCAAGTTTATGATGAGGATTTAGAATAAATAGAATAGCCAGCAGTGAATGTTCTGACTTTTGGCTTTAGATATATCCTCTGGTGGTAAGCTGACAGCTGAGTCATGTCAACATGTTATTCATCATCAGTGGGTAGCTTGTTGTAGCCCAAAAAAACAGGAGCAAGTCCAGCTTCACTGTCTTTGCTAAACCAGGATGACTTCTCAATGCAGAGATTATAACCTTTTTCAGTAAAACACATTGCAGTTAAAAGTTAGTGAAATAGACTCATTTTGGTTTCTCTCTGGTGCTGGTGTTTGAGACATACACAACAGTGGCAAGAATAGCTTTAACAGTCACACATAACTTATTAAAGCAGATCCAAACAGGATGATTAAATGCCTTCTGTAAGCTATTCCAGCAGATAAGAGCTTGATTGTGGCGTCATTCAGCCATATTGTCAATTATAATGCACAATGAAACA
This window contains:
- the atmin gene encoding ATM interactor — protein: MLLLGLFAKHRMDCQRRNMASSAISKASNRDDVTQDSPKCHDESLSQSGEMIKPTITELTKGVRTNILCTVEGCGKILPNTPALNMHLVKSHRVKEGIVNPTVRKDMKGSHKLYCCPIEGCPRGPNRPFSQFSLVKQHFMKMHAEKKHKCVKCNNGYSTEWDLKRHIEDCGKTYQCTCGCPYASRAALLSHNYRTGHEIPTEHRIPPVKKRKMQKLLSGSEKLNISESTCQILSATKELTETALPSDIPGHILDSGNQNSNPRKNLQKLLLPKPKMALVSVPVMQLAHLPVLLPSTDSGALRSLVLTVDSQGSVSTLHLLSQATGAVVPQPHAKSLGFKDSMPSSRSNLGPISTGVQVSLDLAGTEDSASSLGGHRGKSTSTNIQTDKSYLSKIPTGVGVGDGTGLCSVGECSVSSCSQTDISVSAQVLLPVSVETQTFSSWDRDTSSIGAQTDSQCTSQIPCSFSAMPPYKTRQTQTRFASPQSEEKVQDQAIMCSDLFCSDSLSVSTQTALDIDDTLTAAGSSIYVDSKSVGGMCFGVQTDELNSNNMADNQTQTMTLLNDLENILSDSMSGHQVLTEATVQEQHNAIDFDFEEFLNAVHIQTQTEESELGGLAGDTPLESLDIQTQTDFLLLDELDQSAGPSRTQANDLELFDTQTQTDLNFLLSAGSHMPLSSILRHSSFSMSTESSDTETQTDLPSFPTGLSAQTPVSQGEHARLLSSTETQTVPSQAEGLGHLFLTSNETQTVMDDFLSADLAWNMESHFSSVETQTCEELCALFQHPEKPNR